A genomic window from Algoriphagus sp. Y33 includes:
- the infB gene encoding translation initiation factor IF-2, which produces MSEEKMMRLGQIARKLNVGTATIVESLAKKGYEVENNPNSKINMSQVEMLNKEFKSSALDKEEASHLSIGKRHEPISAEPEPAKEEPKPVEPTPAPTPTPAPTPEPAPTPTPAPAPKAVEEESKPEAPAPTPVPKAVEEPKPAPSSEPSSPPAEAEKISTESPKLEGIKVLGKIDLSKNTSSVPRHKQHGQNKYGQKHGDSRKPQQPAQQQPKPQPKPAQEVKKPNVPPAPQVKKEEPKPDPQKPTTPNAPAAGDQLISAKAESLKGLTVLGKIELPADRPKKKGGPVASSDERGRDKKRPRKRIDKPGGAPGQGNRPGGAGPGNRPQGGGPRGANQPRGGAPVRAQKAEPTQKEIQDQIKQTLARLQGKSAGGGKGKSRRDKKAERDRDVDFETDEVKILKVTEFISANDLAALMDLTVNQIISACMSLGMFVSINQRLDAEAITIIADEFGYEVEFTKSIEDEIEVEEKDSPEQLVERAPIVTIMGHVDHGKTSLLDYIRMSKVTADEAGGITQHIGAYDVMTKTGHKIAFLDTPGHEAFTAMRARGAKITDVAIIVIAADDSIMPQTKEAINHAQVAGVPMIFAINKIDRPNANPAKIKEELANMNLLIEEWGGKYQSQDISAKTGEGIDDLLEKVLLESEVLELTANPDKNAAGTVIEASLDKGRGYVSTIMVQAGTLKIGDIILAGQHHGRVKAMFDHKGKKLKEAGPSTPVQVLGLGGAPQAGDIIKVYDTEREARDIANSREQIQREQSLRTKKHITLDEIGRRLAIGSFKELNIIIKGDVDGSVEALSDSLLKLSKDEVKVSIIHKGVGQISESDVLLASASDAIILGFQVRPSPNAKRLAEQEEIEIRHYSIIYDAINQIKDAIEGMLEPEFEEVITGNIQVREVFKITKVGTVAGSYVTDGFITRKNKIRVIRDGIVIHEGEIDQLKRFKDDVAEVKAGYECGISIKGFNNIEIDDTIEGYEMKEIKRKK; this is translated from the coding sequence ATGTCAGAAGAAAAAATGATGCGTTTAGGCCAGATAGCCAGAAAACTCAACGTGGGTACGGCAACCATAGTTGAGTCCTTGGCTAAAAAGGGCTATGAGGTGGAGAATAATCCGAATTCCAAGATCAACATGAGTCAAGTTGAAATGTTGAATAAGGAATTCAAATCTTCTGCCCTGGATAAAGAGGAGGCTTCGCACCTCTCTATAGGGAAGCGGCATGAGCCAATTTCTGCAGAGCCGGAACCTGCAAAGGAGGAGCCAAAACCAGTGGAGCCTACGCCTGCACCTACACCAACTCCGGCACCTACTCCTGAGCCTGCGCCTACTCCCACTCCCGCACCTGCTCCTAAAGCAGTCGAGGAGGAGTCTAAGCCGGAGGCCCCTGCACCTACACCTGTTCCTAAAGCAGTGGAGGAGCCTAAGCCTGCGCCGTCTTCTGAACCTTCTTCTCCGCCTGCCGAAGCAGAGAAAATTTCAACCGAATCCCCTAAATTAGAGGGTATTAAAGTTTTGGGTAAAATAGACCTGAGCAAAAACACTTCTTCAGTCCCTAGGCATAAGCAGCATGGCCAGAATAAGTATGGTCAAAAACATGGGGATTCCAGAAAACCTCAACAGCCTGCCCAGCAGCAACCAAAACCTCAGCCAAAGCCTGCTCAGGAAGTGAAAAAGCCGAATGTTCCGCCGGCACCTCAGGTGAAGAAAGAAGAACCAAAGCCTGATCCGCAGAAGCCTACTACTCCTAACGCACCGGCTGCAGGAGATCAGCTGATTTCTGCAAAAGCAGAGTCTCTTAAGGGACTTACAGTTTTAGGGAAAATAGAACTTCCTGCTGACCGACCTAAGAAGAAAGGTGGTCCGGTAGCTTCCTCTGATGAAAGAGGAAGAGATAAAAAACGCCCGCGTAAGCGTATTGATAAGCCGGGAGGAGCTCCTGGGCAAGGAAATCGTCCTGGAGGAGCCGGTCCTGGAAATAGACCACAGGGGGGGGGGCCACGTGGCGCAAACCAACCAAGAGGTGGTGCTCCTGTCAGAGCCCAGAAAGCAGAACCTACCCAGAAGGAAATACAGGATCAAATCAAGCAAACCTTAGCACGCCTTCAAGGTAAAAGTGCCGGAGGAGGAAAGGGCAAGAGCCGAAGAGATAAGAAGGCCGAGAGAGATAGAGATGTAGATTTTGAAACAGATGAAGTAAAAATCTTAAAGGTTACTGAATTTATTTCAGCGAATGACCTTGCTGCATTGATGGATCTTACTGTTAATCAGATTATATCTGCTTGCATGTCTTTGGGTATGTTCGTTTCGATTAACCAGCGCTTGGATGCAGAGGCAATTACAATTATTGCTGATGAGTTCGGTTATGAGGTGGAATTTACCAAATCAATTGAAGATGAGATTGAGGTGGAGGAAAAAGATTCTCCGGAACAATTGGTAGAAAGAGCACCGATCGTCACCATCATGGGGCACGTCGATCATGGGAAGACTTCCTTACTGGATTACATCCGTATGTCCAAAGTGACTGCTGATGAGGCGGGGGGAATCACCCAACACATTGGTGCTTATGATGTAATGACAAAAACAGGTCATAAGATTGCATTCCTTGATACTCCGGGACACGAAGCATTTACAGCGATGCGTGCCCGTGGTGCTAAAATCACGGATGTGGCGATTATCGTAATTGCGGCTGATGACAGCATTATGCCTCAGACCAAAGAAGCGATTAATCACGCACAGGTTGCCGGTGTACCGATGATTTTTGCCATCAACAAAATAGATAGACCAAATGCCAACCCTGCCAAGATCAAAGAAGAGCTTGCAAACATGAATCTCTTGATAGAAGAGTGGGGCGGTAAATATCAATCTCAGGATATCTCTGCTAAAACAGGCGAAGGGATTGATGATTTGTTGGAGAAAGTTCTCTTAGAATCTGAAGTATTGGAACTCACAGCCAATCCGGACAAAAACGCCGCAGGTACAGTTATAGAAGCGTCATTGGATAAAGGACGAGGCTATGTATCTACTATTATGGTTCAGGCCGGTACATTGAAAATCGGAGACATAATTCTAGCCGGTCAGCATCACGGTCGTGTGAAAGCGATGTTTGATCACAAAGGTAAAAAGCTAAAAGAAGCTGGACCATCTACACCTGTTCAGGTGCTTGGTCTGGGTGGAGCTCCACAAGCGGGTGATATTATCAAAGTTTATGATACTGAGCGCGAAGCTAGGGATATAGCCAACTCAAGAGAGCAAATCCAGAGAGAGCAAAGCTTAAGAACCAAGAAGCATATCACCTTGGATGAGATCGGTCGTCGTTTGGCAATCGGTAGCTTCAAGGAACTCAATATCATTATCAAAGGTGACGTGGATGGATCGGTAGAAGCACTTTCTGATTCACTCCTGAAACTTTCTAAGGATGAAGTGAAAGTGAGCATTATCCACAAAGGTGTGGGACAGATTTCTGAATCTGATGTACTGCTTGCTTCAGCTTCTGATGCGATTATCCTCGGATTCCAAGTGAGACCTTCTCCTAATGCGAAGAGACTTGCAGAACAGGAAGAGATTGAAATCAGGCATTATTCTATCATCTACGATGCGATCAACCAAATCAAGGATGCTATAGAAGGCATGCTTGAGCCGGAATTCGAAGAAGTAATCACCGGTAACATCCAGGTTCGTGAAGTATTCAAAATCACCAAAGTGGGTACTGTTGCAGGTTCTTATGTTACAGATGGTTTCATCACCAGAAAGAATAAGATTCGGGTGATCAGAGACGGTATTGTGATCCACGAAGGTGAAATTGATCAATTGAAGCGATTCAAGGATGATGTAGCTGAAGTGAAAGCCGGATACGAATGCGGTATTTCGATCAAGGGCTTCAACAATATCGAGATTGATGATACCATTGAAGGATACGAAATGAAGGAAATCAAGCGTAAGAAATAA